The Sporomusaceae bacterium region TGCGCCCCTCCAGCGAGGTCTACGGCTTCACCGACGCCGGCGTCTTCTTCGGCGCCGCCGTGCCGATCGCCGGCGCCGCCGGCGACCAGCAGGCCGCCCTCTTCGGCCAGACCTGCTTCCAGCCCGGCATGGCCAAAAACACCTACGGCACCGGCTGCTTCATGCTCATGAACACCGGCGAGAAGGTCATCGAGTCCAAGAACGGCCTGCTGACCACCATCGCCTGGGGCCTGGACGGCAAAGTCGAATACGCCCTCGAAGGCAGCATCTTCATCGCCGGCGCGGCCGTCCAGTGGCTGCGCGACAGCCTCAAGCTCATCGAGACCGCCGCCGACTCCGAATACTACGCCAGAAAAGTCAAGGACGCCGAAGGCGTTTACGTCGTACCCGGCTTTGTCGGCCTCGGCGCCCCCTACTGGGACATGAAGGCCCGCGGCGCCATCCTCGGCCTCACCCGCGGCAGCACCAAAGCCCACGTCATCCGCGCCACCCTCGACGCCATGGCCTACCAGACCAAAGACGTCCTCAGCGCTATGGAGGCCGACTCCGACATCAGCCTGCAGGCGCTCAAGGTAGACGGCGGCGCCGTCGGCAACAACGTCCTCATGCAGTTCCAGGCCGACATCCTCGGCGTGCCTGTCGACCGTCCCCAGGTCACCGAAACCACCGCCCTCGGCGCCGCCTACCTGGCCGGTCTCGCCACCGGCGTGTGGAACGGCCGCGACAGCCTCGTCAGCAACTGGAAGCTCGACACCCGCTTCGCGCCCCAGATGGACGGCGAGCGGAGCGCCAAACTCTACAAAGGCTGGCGCAAAGCGGTCACACGGGCTCTCGACTGGGAAGAATAACAGCATAAACAGGGGCTGGAGTATAAGAGAAGTCCCTTTGCGCCGCGAGGACAAAGGGACTTCTCTACCTTTTTTTCAATAATTAATGACACCGGGAGTGGGAGAAACATGACCAAAACGCAGGCCGTCATCATCGGCGGCGGAGCAACCGGCGCAGGCATCCTGCGCGACCTGGCGATGCGGGGCGTCAAAGCCGTGCTGATCGAGCAGCGCGACCTCGCCTACGGCACCAGTTCGCGCTTTCACGGCCTGCTCCACAGCGGCGGCCGCTATGTCGTCAAAGACCCGGAATCGGCGGCGGAATGCATCGCCGAAAACCGGATCCTGCGAAAAATCGCCAACCAGTGCGTCGAAGACACCGAAGGCTTCTTCGTCCGCCTGCCCGAAGACGACGCCGCCTTCGAACAGCAGTGGCTCGCCGCCTGCCGCGCGCTCGGCCTGCCGGCCGCGGCTGTAGCCCCTGAGGAGGCGGTGCGGCTCGAACCCAACCTCACCCCGCGCATCGCCGCCGCCTATCGCGTCCCCGACGCCGCCATCGACGGCTTCCGGCTCTGCTGGCAGAACGCCGCCGCCGCCACCCGCCACGGCGGCGAAGTCCTCACCTACACCGAAGCGGTCGGCATCGAGCGCGACGCAGCCAAGGTCACGGGCGTCACCGTCCGCGACGTCCTCAGCGGCGAGACGCGAATCATACCGTGCGACCTGGTCATCAACGCCGCCGGCTCGTGGGTCGGCAAAGTCGCCGCCCTCGCCGGCGCCGAGGTCCACGTCAAACCCGACCGCGGCACCCTCGTCGCCTTCAACCACCGCTTCACCAGCCGCATCATCAACCGCCTCCGCCCGCCGTCGGACGGCGATATCTTCGTGCCCCACGGCTCGATCACCATCCTCGGCACCACCTCCGTCGCCGCCGACCGGCCCGACGACACCGCCCCCCGCAGCGATGAAGTCCTCAAACTGTTGCGCATCGGTCAGGACCTGTTCGCAAACCTGGCCGACTACCGCATCCTCCGCGCCTTCGCCGGCACGCGCCCCCTCTACAGCGCCGCCGAAGGCCGCGCCGCCTCCCGCAGCTTCGCCGTCATCGACCACCGCGCCGAAGGCATTGACGGCCTCATCACCGTCGTCGGCGGCAAACTCACCACCTACCGGCTGATGGCCGAAAAAGCGGCCGACCTCGCCTGCGAACGCCTCGGCATCGACGCACCCTGCCGCACCGCCGACGAGCCGCTCGTCGCCGACCCTGACCCCGGCCTGCTGGCCGCGGCGCAGAAATACTTCCCCGCCGGCGGGGCCGAACTGGCGGCCGCCAGGCTGGGCGACGCCTTCGGGGCCGTCGTCCGGAGGCTCGAAGACGACATCGCCGACCGGGCGCTGATCTGCGAATGCGAACTCGTCACCCTGGGGGAAATCAAAGAAATCGCCGCCCGCGCCACCACCCACGGCCTCAGCGACATCCGCCGCCGGACGCGGCTGGGGATGGGCACCTGCCAGGGGGCGTTCTGCGGCTTCCGCAGCGTCGGCGCCGTCTGTGCCGCCGGCCTGACCGACAAAGGCGCGGCCGAACTGCTCCGCGACTTCCTCGAGGAACGCTGGTCGGGCATCCGGCCCGTCCTGTGGGGCAAACAGCTCAGAGAAGAAGAACTGCTCCGCGGCATATACGGCGCGAGTCTCAATATAGATGGAGCGATGAACGATGAAGGAATATGACGTAATCGTCGTCGGCGCCGGCCTGGCCGGCCTCGCCGCCGCGGCCGCGGCCGCCGGCGAAGGCGCGCGGGTGCTGCTGGCTGCCAAAGGCGCGGGCGCCCTCACCATCGGCGGCGGCACGATCGACATCCTCGGCTACGGCCCCGACGGCCGGCCGGTAACCGACCTGGCGGCGGCGATCGCCGCCCTGCCGGAAAGCCACCCCTACGGCAAACTCGGCTTGCCGGCCGTCCGGGAGGCGGCGGACTGGTTCCTCGCCCTGTGCGAGGAGGGCGGCTACCCGTACTGCGGCTCGCTTGCGGCCAACCGCTGGCTGCCCACCGCCGCCGGCACACTCAAACCCGCCTGCCTGGTGCCCAGGACAATGGACACCGTCGGGGTGTCGGCCGCCGACGGCATCGTCATCCTCGGCTTCGCCGGCCTCAAAGACTACCGGCCGGAAATGATCGCCCAGGGGCTCGCCAGCCGCCCCGGCTACAACAAACACTACAGTGTCGTCGCCATCGACTGCGGCTTCACCGGCGGCCGCGACGCCACCGCCCTCGACGTCGCCCGCTGGCTCGACAGCGAAGCCGGCCGCGCGGCGTGCGCCGCCCAGCTGAAAAAGCGCCTTCCCTCCGGTCGGTTCGTAATCATGCCGCCTGTCCTGGGCACGCAGCCCGGCTGCGCGGCGTGGGAAGACCTGGAGGCCGCCTCCGGCTGCCGGCTCGTCGAAATCGCCGGCGCCCCGCCCGCCGTCACCGGCCTCCGCCTGCGCGCGCTGCTGCTCGCCCACCTCAGGCGACAGGGCGTCGCCATCCTCGAACACGCCGCAGTCATCCGGGCCGAAGCAGCGGATGACCGCTGCCAGGCGATCGTCACCGGCCGCCAGGGGCGCGAGCGCAGCTACCGGGCCCGCTCCTTCGTCTTTGCCACCGGCGGCTTCCTCGGCGGCGGCCTCGAAAGCTTCGCCGGCGCCGCGCGCGAAAGCGTCTTCAAACTGCCCCTGGCCGTCCCCGCCGACCAGCAGGCCTGGAGCCAGCCCCGCCTGCTCGCGTCCGGCCCGCAGCCCTTCGCCACCTTCGGCGTCGCGACCGACGGCGAGCTCAGGCCCGTGGACGCCACCGGCCGGCCCCTTCTCGACAATGTCCGTTTCGCCGGCGCCATCCTGGCCGGCTGCGACTACAGCTACGAAAAATCCGGCAACGGCGTCGCCCTCGTCAGCGGTTACAAAGCCGGCGTGGCGGCGGGGAGGAATAGCCGTGAAAACGTGTAATAATAACATCGACGCCTGCACCACGTGCGCCGCCTGCACCGCCCTCTGCCCGGTCACCGCCGTCGTGCGCGATTTCCCCGGCCCCAAAATGGCCGGCCCGGCCGCCGAACGCTTCCGCAAAGCAGGCGCGCCCACCGACGCCGCCCTTGCCTACTGCACCAACTGCAAAAACTGCGACATCACCTGCCCCTCCGGCGTGCCGGTGGCGGCGCTCAACATGCGGGCCAGGGCCGAGCACGTCAAAAAGCACGGCCGCCGCCTGCGCGACTGGATCCTCGCCCACGGCGAGCACATGGCCAAACTCGCCATGCCCGGTCAGCCCCTCACCAACCTCGGCATGGCCAACCCCGTCACCCGCCAGATGCTCAAAGCCATCGGCATCTCCGGCAGCCGGCCGCTGCCCCGCTACGCCCCCCGCACCTTCCTCAGGCAGTACGGTAAACTGCGCCAACAGCCCTTTGCCGACAAAGTCGTCTTCTTCCCCGGCTGCTTCATAAACTACAACGACCCCCAGGTTGGGCTCGACCTCATCGCCGTCCTCCAGGCCAACCGCCACCAGGTCATCGTCCCGCCCGGCCTCGCCTGCTGCGGCGTGCCGCTCGTCACCGGCGGCTACCTCGAAGAAGCGGCGGCGGCCGCGAAGCGCAACCTCGCCGCCCTCGCCGATTACGCCCGCCAGGGCGTCCCCATCCTCACCGCCTGCACCAGCTGCGGCCTGATGATCCAGCAGGAGTACGACGAACTGCTCGGCGCCGAAGGCGCGAGCGAAGTCGCCGCCCGCACCTACGACGCTATGGAATTCCTTCTCGAACTTCACGACCGGGGGCGCCTCAACACCGCCTTCACGCCTGTCGGCGGCCAATATCTCTACCACGCCTCCTGCCACCTGCGCGCCCAGGGCATCGGCCGGCCGGCCCTCGAACTGCTCGCCGCCCTGCCCGGCGTGACCGTCGCCGATCTCGACGCCGGCTGCTGCGGCATCGCCGGCAGCTACGGCTTCAAAGCCGACCGCTACGACATCTCCATGGCCATCGGCCGGGAACTGTTCGCGAAAATAAAGGCCCAACCGGCCGACGCCGTCCTCGCCGACTGCGGGACGTGCCGGCTGCAGATCGCCCACGGCACGGGGGCAAAGGTACTGCACCCGATATCAGTCATAAGAAAAGCCTACGAACCGGAGTATAAACTGTAACCCCCGTTGACCCGCACATGCGGTAAGAGAGGGGTGCAAAGCATGACGCGAATGACAATCGCCGCCCTGACAAAAAAAGGGGCCGTCATTCCCGCGGCCCGGTCCGGCGAAGACTTCGAGGCGGCGATGCGCACAAGCTCCCCGTCCGTCATCGTCCTTTTCGGCGACATAAACGAACTGCCGCGGCTGGTGCGCCGCGGCCAGGAATGCAAAAAGCAGCTCATCGTCCACCTCGACCTGTTCGAAGGGATCGGCAAAGACAAGTCGGGCATCAGATTCCTCGCCCGCGCCGGCCTGACGGCCCTCATCACCACCAAGCCCCACCTCGGCAAAATCGCCCGCGAAGAAGGCCTGCTCGTCATCCAGCGCCTCTTCCTCATGGACTCCGATTCGCTGCGCACAGGGATACACATGCTTAAAGGCTTCAAACCCGACGCGGTCGAAATCCTCCCCGCCCTCGTCCCGGCGGCGATCGTCCATGAGATCATCCGCGAGACCGACATCCCCGTCCTCGCCGGCGGCCTCATCCGCACAGCCGACGACGTGGCCTACGCCATCGGCAACGGCGTCTACGCCGTCAGCACCAGCCGGCGCGACCTCTGGGTCTAGCCGGTCGGCGTCACTTGCCGAGCTGATACTGCTTGATCTTGTAATACAGCGTCCCCAGAGCGATACCAAGCTCCTGGGCGGCGCTTTTTTTTCCGGCCGTCGACCAGCCGTACTTCTTCAGCGCCCTGACGACCATATTCTTCTCCAGTTCGTGCAGCGGGAGGATCGGCTCGTCGCCGGGCAGCGCCTCCGCCGGCGCGTTGCTGGACATAAACCGGAAGTTGCCGGGATGAAGGCTGTCGCCGTCGCACAACATCACCGCCCGCGTCAGCACATTCTGCAGCTCGCGGATATTGCCCGGCCACGAATGGGCCGTCAGCAGCTCGAGGCAGGCCGCGCTCATCCGCAGGGTCGGCCGCCCCGACTCCTGGCACACCCGGCGGAGGATGTGGTCGACAAGCAGCGGGATATCGTCCTTGCGGTCCCGCAGCGGGGGCAGGGTGACGTTAATCACCTGCAGCCGGTAATAGAGATCCTCGCGGAACAACCCCTTGGCCACCATGCGCTGCAGGTTCCTGTTCGTAGCGGCGAGGATCTTCACGTTCACCGCCTGGCGCTGATTGCTGCCGATCCGCTCGACCTCCTTTTCCTGCAGCACCCTCAGCAGCTTGGCCTGGGTGCTGAAACTCAGATCGCCGATCTCGTCGAGGAAGATCGTCCCGCCGTTCGCCAGCTCGAACTTGCCCGCCTTGGCCTTATGGGCGCCCGTAAACGCCCCCTTCTCGTGGCCGAACAGCTCGCTCTCCAGCAGCGACTCGGGGATTGAGGCGCAATTCACGGTGATGAACGGTTTATTCCAGCGGGGACTGGCGTGGTGGATAGCGTTGGCCGCGATCTCCTTGCCGGTGCCGCTGTCGCCGGTTATCAGCACCGTCGAATCGTTCTTCGCCGCCCGCTTGCTTAAATTTATCGCCTCCAGCACCTTGCGGTTGGCGCCGATCATATCCGCGAACGTGTATTTGGCCGCCCCCAGCTCGCGGCTCAGCGACTCGACCAGCTCCTTGGTGGTGCTCAGCTCCTCCGACAGGCGCATGATATCGGTCACCTCCTGGAAGGCGACCACCGCCCCGCGCAGCGTCCCGGCCATGAAAATCGGCGCCCCGTTGGAAATAACATCGGCGCACGACCCCACCGCCTGATTGCGGACCCCCCTGGCCGCCTTGCCGGACAGCAGCACGCGCGCCGCCGCGCCGTCCGGGGAAACCTGAAAAACATTCGTCCCGATCCGCTCTGCCGGATGGATGCCTGTGATCGTCGAAAAGGCCGGATTGATATACTCGATGATCCCCGCCTCATTCATGATCTGGATGCCCTCCGTGACAGCGTTCAGGGCGCTGAGATACTTCACCCGCTGCTCCTCGCACTGGGTCAGCTGGCGGGACAGAAAACTCAGCAAGCTGCTCACCGCGTGGGCGGTATGGAAGCCGATCAGCTCCACGCCGGCCGGCGGCCAGCCCGCGGGCAGCTCGGACAGCGGCACGAAGCTGAAAACCGCCTCCGGTCCCCGGCCGGCCAGATCGTCCCACGACGCGGCCATCAGGGCGCGATGCGGTCCGAACCGCTTTGCGGACAGCGCCTCGCGCGGCAGCGGCAGAGCGGCGCACACGCTCAGCTCGTCCTGGGCGGCCAACAAATCAAGCAGCAGCAGACACTGCCGTTCCGAACCGACAATCCCGACCTTAAGTGGCATGACAACCTCCGGCAAGAAATATTTTCCTTAATACTTTGCCGCCGAGACAGAAAATACCTTCCGATTTTCAGAAAACGTAATTATGACAAATGGCCAACTGCGGCGGCTGCGGGGCTTTTTTTTCAATATTTGAAATAATACCGTCTGGCCTGTTCTCGCCCCGACGCCCGCGGTATAAGGGCTCGCCGCCCCTGGCACGGATATTGCGTAATAAAAAAAGCGCGGTCTTTTCAATTCAATACTGCGGGTACAAAGGGGGATACGAATGGAGAAATTCAATGTAGCCATCTTGGGGGCGACAGGAGCGGTCGGCGCCGAACTGCTCGACATCCTCGCCAGCCGCGACTTTCCCATCGGCAAGCTGAAGCTGCTGGCCCTGGAGGTGGGCACGACCATCACATTCCGGGGCGAAGACCACATCGTCGAGGAAGCCACACCCGAAGCCTTCCGCGACATCCAGATCGCCTTCTTCGCCGGCGGCCCCATCAGCAAGGTCCTGGCGCCGGAAGCGGTCAAAGCGGGCGCGGTCGTCATCGACAACAGCAGCGCCTTCCGCCTCGACACGAACGTGCCGCTGGTCGTGCCCGAAGTCAACATCGGCGACCTCGACAAGCACAACGGCATCATCGCCAACCCCAACTGCTCCACCATCATCATGGCCCTGGCCATCAACCCCATCCACCAGCACGCCGAACTCAA contains the following coding sequences:
- the glpK gene encoding glycerol kinase GlpK, translating into MSKKYVLALDQGTTSSRAIIFDDASDIVAVAQKEFTQIFPKPGWVEHDADEIWGTQIGVAAEAVAKAGISPGDIAAIGITNQRETTVVWDKTTGKPVYNAIVWQSRQTMEICDALKAKGLADTFRHKTGLVIDAYFSGTKVKWILDNVPGAREKAENGDLLFGTIDTWLIWKLTAGNVHVTDYSNASRTLMYNIRDLKWDEEILAELTVPAAMLPAVRPSSEVYGFTDAGVFFGAAVPIAGAAGDQQAALFGQTCFQPGMAKNTYGTGCFMLMNTGEKVIESKNGLLTTIAWGLDGKVEYALEGSIFIAGAAVQWLRDSLKLIETAADSEYYARKVKDAEGVYVVPGFVGLGAPYWDMKARGAILGLTRGSTKAHVIRATLDAMAYQTKDVLSAMEADSDISLQALKVDGGAVGNNVLMQFQADILGVPVDRPQVTETTALGAAYLAGLATGVWNGRDSLVSNWKLDTRFAPQMDGERSAKLYKGWRKAVTRALDWEE
- the glpA gene encoding anaerobic glycerol-3-phosphate dehydrogenase subunit GlpA; the encoded protein is MTKTQAVIIGGGATGAGILRDLAMRGVKAVLIEQRDLAYGTSSRFHGLLHSGGRYVVKDPESAAECIAENRILRKIANQCVEDTEGFFVRLPEDDAAFEQQWLAACRALGLPAAAVAPEEAVRLEPNLTPRIAAAYRVPDAAIDGFRLCWQNAAAATRHGGEVLTYTEAVGIERDAAKVTGVTVRDVLSGETRIIPCDLVINAAGSWVGKVAALAGAEVHVKPDRGTLVAFNHRFTSRIINRLRPPSDGDIFVPHGSITILGTTSVAADRPDDTAPRSDEVLKLLRIGQDLFANLADYRILRAFAGTRPLYSAAEGRAASRSFAVIDHRAEGIDGLITVVGGKLTTYRLMAEKAADLACERLGIDAPCRTADEPLVADPDPGLLAAAQKYFPAGGAELAAARLGDAFGAVVRRLEDDIADRALICECELVTLGEIKEIAARATTHGLSDIRRRTRLGMGTCQGAFCGFRSVGAVCAAGLTDKGAAELLRDFLEERWSGIRPVLWGKQLREEELLRGIYGASLNIDGAMNDEGI
- the glpB gene encoding anaerobic glycerol-3-phosphate dehydrogenase subunit GlpB translates to MKEYDVIVVGAGLAGLAAAAAAAGEGARVLLAAKGAGALTIGGGTIDILGYGPDGRPVTDLAAAIAALPESHPYGKLGLPAVREAADWFLALCEEGGYPYCGSLAANRWLPTAAGTLKPACLVPRTMDTVGVSAADGIVILGFAGLKDYRPEMIAQGLASRPGYNKHYSVVAIDCGFTGGRDATALDVARWLDSEAGRAACAAQLKKRLPSGRFVIMPPVLGTQPGCAAWEDLEAASGCRLVEIAGAPPAVTGLRLRALLLAHLRRQGVAILEHAAVIRAEAADDRCQAIVTGRQGRERSYRARSFVFATGGFLGGGLESFAGAARESVFKLPLAVPADQQAWSQPRLLASGPQPFATFGVATDGELRPVDATGRPLLDNVRFAGAILAGCDYSYEKSGNGVALVSGYKAGVAAGRNSRENV
- a CDS encoding anaerobic glycerol-3-phosphate dehydrogenase subunit C, whose translation is MKTCNNNIDACTTCAACTALCPVTAVVRDFPGPKMAGPAAERFRKAGAPTDAALAYCTNCKNCDITCPSGVPVAALNMRARAEHVKKHGRRLRDWILAHGEHMAKLAMPGQPLTNLGMANPVTRQMLKAIGISGSRPLPRYAPRTFLRQYGKLRQQPFADKVVFFPGCFINYNDPQVGLDLIAVLQANRHQVIVPPGLACCGVPLVTGGYLEEAAAAAKRNLAALADYARQGVPILTACTSCGLMIQQEYDELLGAEGASEVAARTYDAMEFLLELHDRGRLNTAFTPVGGQYLYHASCHLRAQGIGRPALELLAALPGVTVADLDAGCCGIAGSYGFKADRYDISMAIGRELFAKIKAQPADAVLADCGTCRLQIAHGTGAKVLHPISVIRKAYEPEYKL
- a CDS encoding glycerol-3-phosphate responsive antiterminator; its protein translation is MTRMTIAALTKKGAVIPAARSGEDFEAAMRTSSPSVIVLFGDINELPRLVRRGQECKKQLIVHLDLFEGIGKDKSGIRFLARAGLTALITTKPHLGKIAREEGLLVIQRLFLMDSDSLRTGIHMLKGFKPDAVEILPALVPAAIVHEIIRETDIPVLAGGLIRTADDVAYAIGNGVYAVSTSRRDLWV
- a CDS encoding sigma 54-interacting transcriptional regulator, giving the protein MPLKVGIVGSERQCLLLLDLLAAQDELSVCAALPLPREALSAKRFGPHRALMAASWDDLAGRGPEAVFSFVPLSELPAGWPPAGVELIGFHTAHAVSSLLSFLSRQLTQCEEQRVKYLSALNAVTEGIQIMNEAGIIEYINPAFSTITGIHPAERIGTNVFQVSPDGAAARVLLSGKAARGVRNQAVGSCADVISNGAPIFMAGTLRGAVVAFQEVTDIMRLSEELSTTKELVESLSRELGAAKYTFADMIGANRKVLEAINLSKRAAKNDSTVLITGDSGTGKEIAANAIHHASPRWNKPFITVNCASIPESLLESELFGHEKGAFTGAHKAKAGKFELANGGTIFLDEIGDLSFSTQAKLLRVLQEKEVERIGSNQRQAVNVKILAATNRNLQRMVAKGLFREDLYYRLQVINVTLPPLRDRKDDIPLLVDHILRRVCQESGRPTLRMSAACLELLTAHSWPGNIRELQNVLTRAVMLCDGDSLHPGNFRFMSSNAPAEALPGDEPILPLHELEKNMVVRALKKYGWSTAGKKSAAQELGIALGTLYYKIKQYQLGK